A window from Neobacillus sp. PS3-40 encodes these proteins:
- the grpE gene encoding nucleotide exchange factor GrpE, whose amino-acid sequence MTIEKNNTTYEELDKQNSENVELTEEETVEPKFSEAADQSIDIEVSSIEEELVMLKEKNSQLEKKLEEADNRNLRNQADFDNFRRRTRLESEAGEKYRAQKLILDILPALDNFERALIMGKENSQSDSMLQGMEMVYRGLVDALTKEGLEPIEAVGKEFDPHLHQAVMQGEDENFGSNIVIEEFQKGYILKDRVIRPSMVKVNQ is encoded by the coding sequence TTGACTATCGAAAAAAATAACACAACATATGAAGAATTAGATAAGCAAAATAGTGAGAATGTTGAACTTACCGAAGAAGAAACGGTGGAGCCTAAATTCTCTGAGGCAGCAGATCAGTCTATTGACATTGAAGTAAGCTCTATTGAAGAAGAGTTGGTAATGCTTAAGGAAAAAAATTCTCAACTCGAAAAAAAATTGGAGGAAGCAGACAATCGCAACCTTCGTAATCAAGCAGATTTTGATAATTTCCGCCGTCGCACTAGACTGGAATCTGAAGCAGGCGAAAAATATAGAGCGCAAAAATTAATTTTAGATATTTTACCAGCTCTTGATAACTTTGAGAGAGCCCTAATTATGGGTAAGGAAAATTCACAGTCTGACTCAATGTTACAAGGAATGGAAATGGTATACCGCGGCTTGGTTGATGCCTTAACAAAAGAGGGCTTAGAACCGATTGAAGCTGTTGGGAAAGAATTTGATCCACATCTTCACCAAGCGGTCATGCAAGGCGAGGATGAAAACTTTGGTTCAAATATTGTAATTGAAGAATTTCAAAAAGGTTATATTCTTAAGGACAGAGTCATTCGTCCTTCAATGGTTAAAGTTAATCAATAA
- the hrcA gene encoding heat-inducible transcriptional repressor HrcA, whose protein sequence is MLTDRQLLILQVIVDDFIRSAQPVGSRSLSKKEEISFSSATIRNEMADLEELGFIEKTHTSSGRVPSEKGYRYYVDHLLAPQILNQQEKSTLKSIFAEKIFEFEKIIQKSAKILSELTNYTSIVLGPAVSINKLKRIQIIPLNKETAIAIFVTDTGHVENRIFHLPASIDASELEKTVNILNERLIDVPLDELNDKIYREVSTLLRQHIQNVDLMLYTIAETFKMPINEKLFFGGKTNILSQPDFHDLTKIRSLLNMIEHEEWVSELIRKKSAGINVKIGRENNNLAMENCSLITATYSIGAEKLGTIAILGPTRMEYSRVISLLQFLSNDLTSVLTKLYQNK, encoded by the coding sequence TTGTTAACAGATCGTCAATTACTAATTCTACAGGTTATAGTTGATGACTTTATTCGATCTGCTCAACCCGTTGGCTCTAGGAGTTTGTCTAAAAAAGAGGAAATCTCCTTCAGTTCCGCTACCATTCGCAATGAAATGGCAGACCTGGAAGAGTTGGGGTTTATCGAAAAGACACATACTTCATCAGGACGGGTACCGTCTGAAAAAGGTTATCGATATTATGTCGATCATTTACTAGCACCACAAATATTAAATCAGCAAGAAAAATCCACCTTGAAATCAATCTTTGCTGAGAAGATCTTTGAGTTTGAAAAAATCATTCAAAAATCGGCAAAAATTTTATCCGAATTGACTAATTACACATCGATTGTTTTAGGTCCTGCAGTAAGCATTAACAAATTAAAACGGATTCAAATTATTCCGTTGAATAAAGAAACAGCAATTGCTATTTTTGTGACAGATACAGGTCACGTGGAAAATCGTATTTTTCATTTACCAGCATCTATTGATGCAAGTGAACTTGAAAAAACGGTTAATATTCTAAATGAACGCTTGATAGATGTTCCGCTTGATGAATTAAACGATAAAATCTATAGAGAAGTATCTACGTTGCTGCGTCAACATATTCAAAACGTTGATTTAATGCTCTACACCATTGCAGAAACGTTCAAAATGCCTATCAACGAGAAATTATTCTTCGGTGGTAAAACCAATATTTTAAGTCAGCCGGATTTTCATGATCTAACCAAGATTCGAAGTTTGCTGAATATGATAGAGCATGAAGAATGGGTCTCTGAATTAATTAGGAAGAAATCAGCAGGAATTAATGTGAAAATTGGCCGTGAGAATAATAACCTTGCCATGGAGAATTGTAGCTTGATCACAGCAACCTACTCCATTGGAGCTGAGAAGTTAGGAACCATTGCGATCCTTGGACCAACTAGAATGGAATACTCGCGTGTAATCAGTTTGTTGCAATTTTTAAGTAATGATTTAACGTCTGTATTAACGAAATTGTATCAAAACAAATAG
- the hemW gene encoding radical SAM family heme chaperone HemW, translated as MIHAAYIHIPFCEHICHYCDFNKFYLQGQPVEEYLLALEKEMELTLIHYPTDQLQTIFIGGGTPTALNEKQLSKLCESITKYLPIKDGFEFTFEANPGDLTKEKLHILKEAGVNRISLGVQTFNDELLKKIGRAHRVKDVFTSIENIKKIGFTNISVDLIFSLPGQTLADFEDTLTKAFSLEIPHYSGYSLIIEPKTVFYNLLKKGKLPTPGEDIEAAMYELLMVSMENQGYKQYEISNFAKPGYESKHNLVYWNNDFYYGFGAGAHSYINGNRRSNIGPLNKYINTIENGQLPILEEHVVTKTEQMEEEMFLGLRKTEGVSIPEFIRKFGRDPNELFKKEIDDLIRKKWLGNTDKKIFLTKQGRLLGNEVFQSFLGVCND; from the coding sequence ATGATTCATGCTGCATATATTCATATCCCGTTTTGTGAACATATTTGCCATTATTGTGATTTTAATAAATTTTATCTACAAGGCCAACCTGTGGAGGAATATCTACTAGCACTTGAAAAAGAAATGGAATTAACCCTCATCCATTATCCAACAGATCAATTACAAACTATTTTTATCGGCGGAGGTACTCCAACTGCCTTAAATGAAAAACAGCTTTCCAAACTATGTGAAAGTATTACTAAATATTTGCCAATAAAAGATGGTTTTGAATTCACCTTCGAGGCAAACCCAGGAGATCTAACGAAAGAAAAATTACACATATTAAAAGAAGCAGGTGTAAATAGAATTAGTCTTGGGGTGCAAACATTTAATGATGAACTTTTAAAAAAAATTGGAAGGGCACACCGAGTGAAGGATGTGTTTACTTCAATTGAGAATATTAAAAAGATAGGATTTACTAATATTAGTGTAGATTTGATTTTCAGTTTACCTGGTCAAACTTTAGCTGATTTTGAGGATACATTGACAAAAGCCTTTTCACTTGAAATTCCACATTATTCTGGGTATTCACTGATCATTGAACCAAAAACTGTCTTTTATAACCTGCTGAAAAAAGGTAAACTGCCCACTCCAGGGGAAGATATTGAGGCTGCGATGTATGAGCTTTTAATGGTGTCTATGGAGAATCAAGGATATAAACAATATGAAATAAGTAATTTTGCAAAACCTGGCTATGAGTCCAAGCACAACCTTGTCTACTGGAACAATGATTTTTATTATGGGTTCGGAGCAGGCGCACATAGTTATATCAATGGCAATAGGCGTTCGAATATTGGACCATTAAATAAATATATCAATACGATTGAAAATGGACAGCTACCTATTTTAGAAGAACATGTTGTTACAAAAACAGAACAAATGGAAGAAGAAATGTTTTTAGGATTGCGGAAGACGGAGGGAGTTTCTATTCCTGAATTTATTCGCAAATTTGGCAGGGATCCAAACGAATTATTCAAAAAAGAGATAGACGACTTGATCCGCAAAAAGTGGTTGGGGAATACTGATAAAAAAATATTTTTAACAAAACAAGGAAGATTATTGGGAAATGAAGTATTTCAATCATTTTTAGGAGTGTGTAATGATTGA
- the lepA gene encoding translation elongation factor 4, with translation MNRDEQLKRQSKIRNFSIIAHIDHGKSTLADRILEKTNALTSREMKDQLLDSMDLERERGITIKLNAVQLKYKAKDGEEYIFHLIDTPGHVDFTYEVSRSLAACEGAILVVDAAQGIEAQTLANVYLALDNDLEIMPVINKIDLPSAEPERVRNEIEEVIGLDASGAVLASAKAGIGIEDILEQVVVAVPAPTGDPEAPLKALIFDSLYDAYRGVVAYIRVVDGSVKVGDKVKMMATGKEFEVNEVGVFTPKAVQCDELFVGDVGFLSASIKNVGDTRVGDTITNARNGATEPLPGYRKLNPMVYCGIYPIDTSKFNDLRDALDKLQLNDAALQFEPETSQALGFGFRCGFLGLLHMEIVQERIEREFNIDLITTAPSVIYNVIMTDGSSIRVDNPSDMPDPQKIERIEEPYVKATMMAPNDYVGAIMEICQQKRGNFIDMQYVSENRVTIVYEIPLAEIVYDFFDQLKSSTKGYASFDYELIGYKASKLVKMDILLNAEKVDALSFIVHNDFAYERGKVIVEKLKVLIPRQQFEVPIQAAIGQKIVARSSIKAMRKNVLAKCYGGDISRKRKLLEKQKEGKKRMKQVGNVEVPQEAFMAVLKMDDTKPKK, from the coding sequence ATGAACAGAGATGAACAGTTAAAAAGACAATCAAAGATAAGAAATTTTTCCATTATTGCTCATATTGACCATGGGAAATCTACCTTGGCTGACCGGATATTGGAGAAAACGAATGCCTTAACTTCGCGCGAAATGAAAGATCAGTTATTAGATTCAATGGATCTTGAACGTGAACGTGGAATTACGATCAAGTTAAATGCGGTCCAATTAAAATACAAAGCAAAAGATGGGGAAGAATACATCTTCCATTTAATTGATACACCAGGACATGTCGACTTTACTTATGAAGTCTCCCGTAGTCTTGCAGCCTGTGAAGGAGCAATCCTCGTTGTTGATGCTGCACAGGGAATAGAAGCGCAAACATTAGCAAATGTGTATCTTGCTTTAGATAATGATCTTGAAATTATGCCTGTTATAAATAAAATTGATTTGCCAAGTGCAGAACCGGAAAGGGTTCGAAACGAAATTGAAGAGGTTATTGGTCTGGATGCGTCTGGGGCAGTACTCGCTTCTGCCAAGGCTGGTATTGGAATTGAGGATATCCTTGAACAAGTAGTCGTTGCAGTTCCTGCTCCGACAGGGGATCCAGAGGCACCGCTTAAGGCGCTTATTTTTGATTCGTTGTATGATGCCTACCGTGGTGTTGTAGCATATATTCGGGTGGTTGATGGCTCCGTTAAAGTTGGAGATAAGGTCAAGATGATGGCTACGGGTAAAGAATTTGAAGTAAATGAAGTTGGTGTTTTTACACCGAAAGCTGTCCAATGTGATGAATTGTTTGTAGGTGATGTTGGTTTCTTATCTGCATCAATTAAAAACGTGGGCGACACACGTGTGGGTGACACAATCACAAATGCAAGAAATGGTGCAACTGAACCGCTACCTGGTTATCGAAAGTTAAACCCGATGGTTTATTGTGGGATTTATCCAATTGACACATCTAAATTTAATGATTTGCGTGATGCCTTGGATAAACTGCAATTGAATGATGCGGCGCTTCAATTTGAGCCGGAAACATCCCAAGCTTTAGGATTTGGTTTCCGCTGCGGGTTCCTTGGACTACTTCATATGGAAATAGTTCAAGAACGAATTGAACGCGAATTTAATATCGACTTGATTACAACTGCTCCAAGTGTAATCTACAATGTGATTATGACAGATGGATCTTCTATTAGAGTTGATAATCCTTCTGATATGCCTGATCCACAAAAAATAGAACGTATTGAAGAGCCATATGTGAAAGCAACCATGATGGCACCGAATGATTATGTTGGGGCTATTATGGAAATTTGTCAGCAAAAACGTGGGAACTTTATAGACATGCAGTATGTTAGTGAAAATCGGGTAACGATTGTTTACGAGATCCCTTTGGCAGAGATCGTTTACGACTTCTTCGACCAATTAAAATCAAGCACAAAAGGGTATGCTTCCTTCGACTATGAATTAATTGGATACAAGGCCTCTAAGTTGGTCAAAATGGATATATTGCTAAATGCAGAAAAGGTTGATGCACTAAGCTTTATTGTTCATAATGATTTTGCCTATGAACGAGGAAAAGTGATAGTTGAAAAACTTAAAGTATTGATCCCGAGACAGCAATTTGAAGTACCGATTCAAGCTGCAATTGGCCAAAAGATTGTTGCTCGTTCATCTATTAAGGCAATGCGTAAAAACGTTTTAGCTAAATGTTATGGTGGAGATATTTCCCGTAAACGTAAACTTTTAGAAAAGCAAAAAGAAGGTAAAAAACGTATGAAACAGGTTGGAAATGTGGAAGTACCACAGGAAGCATTTATGGCTGTTTTAAAAATGGACGATACAAAACCAAAAAAATAA
- a CDS encoding DUF3679 domain-containing protein, which translates to MKLFMLKSLMIAAVMFISVLAGMQLANDGIHKLRGYDDPEFENTTSLTDMNHKTNISLFGNDVSSHDLQAKKKKLEKMNAFNIFSTAGKKMSDGISKTSEKILNSIAN; encoded by the coding sequence ATGAAATTATTTATGCTTAAAAGTTTAATGATTGCGGCTGTTATGTTTATTTCTGTTTTAGCAGGCATGCAATTAGCGAATGATGGTATTCATAAGTTGAGAGGCTACGATGATCCTGAGTTTGAAAATACGACCTCTTTAACAGACATGAATCATAAAACGAATATTTCTTTGTTCGGGAATGATGTGTCGAGCCATGACTTACAGGCAAAAAAGAAAAAGCTTGAAAAAATGAACGCGTTTAATATATTTTCCACAGCAGGTAAAAAAATGTCCGATGGAATTTCAAAAACATCTGAAAAGATACTAAATTCGATAGCAAATTGA
- the spoIIP gene encoding stage II sporulation protein P: MKNTKNPGMFVIVQGTSLLKVASLFLLFMLMVFSISGLLTSLKPEYRPISSSVNQAATNVDGKLLYQIMGWENHHFLQIGKGMTASPKLTNLIFKLSTNINLNDPRSLLGRELPGFYQFDGQIVVAGEGTNYTNMPVESAPPAEIMKAEREASLQNLQELKPPTGDVLPPKNGQTTGSHKVVYLYFTHNRESYLPNLKGVTDPNLAYHSQYNVTKVGDEIKSRLLENGIGATVDKTDVMGALTRKGLKMPQAYQESSKVVQTAMTTNRDLQYFIDIHRDSRRKAQTTVTIDGKSYAKLAFVIGGKNPNYEKNLKLATDINNLLKKKFGNSLSRGIFIKRDIGDNGVYNQQLSSNAILIEFGGVDNTFEELDRSADALADVFSEFYWQAEKVNQDENQPANNQ; the protein is encoded by the coding sequence ATGAAAAACACTAAGAATCCAGGTATGTTTGTAATTGTCCAAGGGACAAGCTTACTAAAAGTTGCTTCATTATTTTTGCTATTTATGTTAATGGTCTTTTCGATTAGCGGATTATTAACCTCGTTAAAGCCAGAATATCGACCAATATCATCCTCAGTGAACCAAGCGGCAACAAATGTGGATGGAAAATTACTATACCAGATCATGGGCTGGGAAAATCACCATTTTTTACAGATTGGAAAAGGGATGACGGCAAGTCCAAAGCTCACTAATTTAATATTCAAGCTCTCGACAAATATTAATTTAAATGATCCAAGGAGCCTTTTAGGAAGGGAATTACCGGGGTTTTATCAATTTGATGGACAAATTGTTGTTGCTGGGGAAGGGACAAACTATACAAATATGCCGGTTGAATCAGCACCACCTGCTGAAATTATGAAGGCTGAACGGGAAGCATCATTACAAAATTTACAGGAGCTTAAACCGCCAACAGGGGATGTTTTGCCGCCAAAAAACGGACAAACCACAGGAAGCCATAAAGTTGTCTATCTATATTTCACTCATAACCGTGAGTCATATTTGCCAAATTTAAAAGGGGTTACAGATCCGAATCTTGCCTACCATTCCCAATATAATGTGACTAAAGTTGGAGATGAAATAAAAAGCAGACTCTTGGAAAATGGAATTGGGGCAACAGTTGATAAAACGGATGTAATGGGTGCTTTAACAAGAAAAGGGTTGAAAATGCCACAGGCATATCAAGAATCTAGTAAAGTAGTTCAAACAGCAATGACAACAAACAGGGATTTACAATATTTTATCGATATTCACAGGGATTCACGCCGAAAAGCACAAACAACGGTTACGATTGATGGTAAATCATATGCAAAATTAGCGTTTGTAATTGGCGGTAAAAATCCAAACTACGAAAAAAACCTAAAATTAGCTACAGATATAAATAATTTGCTTAAAAAGAAATTTGGAAATAGTCTCAGCAGAGGGATTTTTATAAAGCGAGATATTGGAGATAATGGAGTATATAACCAGCAGTTATCTTCAAATGCAATCTTGATTGAATTTGGTGGAGTCGATAATACATTTGAAGAGCTAGATCGCTCTGCTGACGCGTTAGCAGATGTCTTTAGTGAGTTCTACTGGCAGGCAGAAAAAGTCAATCAAGATGAAAATCAGCCTGCAAATAATCAATAA
- the gpr gene encoding GPR endopeptidase translates to MKDTVDLSKYSIRTDLAIEAREMVLAEREGTVEHGENLSQIEGVIIKEKEVDDIKISLVEITGEGEKQLGKKPGRYLTMEVQGIRQQDSKLQQKVEEVFAIEFSHFLEGTGIKKSDSCLVVGLGNWNVTPDALGPMVCENLLITRHLFELQPENVEEGYRSVSALAPGVMGLTGIETSDIIFGIVEKTKPDFVLAIDALASRSIERVNSTIQISDTGIHPGSGVGNKRKELSKETLGIPVIAIGVPTVVDAVSITSDSIDLILKHFGKELKEGNRPSRALAPAGMSFGERKKLTDEDMPEEKHRKTFLGMIGTLPDDEKRKLIYEVLSPLGHNLMVTPKEVDVFIEDMANLIANGLNASLHSAVDQGNTGYYTR, encoded by the coding sequence ATGAAGGATACAGTGGATTTAAGTAAGTACTCTATTAGAACGGATTTAGCTATTGAAGCAAGAGAGATGGTTTTAGCTGAGCGAGAGGGTACTGTTGAGCATGGAGAAAACCTTTCCCAAATTGAAGGGGTCATTATTAAGGAAAAAGAGGTTGACGATATTAAAATTTCCTTAGTAGAAATTACAGGTGAAGGTGAAAAACAATTAGGGAAAAAGCCAGGGCGTTATTTAACAATGGAGGTTCAGGGAATCAGACAGCAAGATTCAAAGCTTCAACAAAAGGTTGAAGAGGTATTTGCCATTGAGTTTTCTCACTTCTTAGAAGGGACTGGGATAAAGAAGAGCGATTCTTGTCTTGTTGTGGGGCTTGGGAATTGGAATGTGACCCCAGATGCTCTCGGTCCAATGGTCTGTGAAAACTTGCTGATTACACGTCATTTGTTTGAGTTACAGCCGGAAAATGTTGAGGAAGGTTACCGGTCTGTTAGTGCTCTTGCCCCTGGGGTTATGGGATTAACAGGAATCGAGACAAGTGACATTATTTTTGGAATCGTTGAAAAAACAAAGCCGGATTTTGTTCTTGCTATTGATGCTTTGGCTTCAAGGTCAATAGAAAGGGTTAATTCAACTATCCAAATTTCTGATACTGGTATTCATCCAGGTTCAGGCGTTGGTAATAAAAGAAAAGAATTAAGCAAGGAAACACTTGGAATCCCCGTTATTGCAATTGGTGTTCCAACTGTAGTAGATGCTGTCTCAATAACAAGTGATTCAATCGACTTAATATTAAAACACTTTGGTAAAGAACTAAAGGAAGGAAATCGACCTTCACGAGCATTGGCCCCAGCTGGAATGTCATTTGGTGAACGGAAGAAATTAACAGATGAAGATATGCCTGAAGAAAAGCATAGAAAAACATTTCTTGGCATGATTGGAACACTGCCAGATGACGAAAAAAGAAAATTAATTTATGAAGTCCTTTCCCCATTAGGTCATAACCTGATGGTAACTCCAAAAGAAGTCGATGTGTTTATTGAAGACATGGCTAATTTAATTGCAAACGGTTTGAATGCATCCCTTCATAGTGCGGTTGACCAAGGAAATACTGGTTATTATACAAGATAA
- the rpsT gene encoding 30S ribosomal protein S20, protein MPNIKSAIKRVKTSESHNSQNTTVKSAMRTAVRKVEAAITTNDSAAAKEVLASAASKLDKAASKGLIHKNAAARKKSRLTKKANAL, encoded by the coding sequence ATGCCCAACATTAAATCTGCTATTAAACGCGTAAAAACAAGCGAATCACATAATTCTCAAAATACAACTGTGAAATCTGCAATGCGTACTGCTGTAAGAAAAGTAGAAGCTGCGATTACAACTAATGACAGTGCAGCTGCAAAAGAAGTTTTAGCATCTGCTGCTAGTAAATTAGACAAAGCTGCATCAAAAGGTCTTATCCATAAAAATGCTGCTGCTCGTAAGAAATCTCGCCTAACTAAAAAAGCAAACGCACTATAA
- the holA gene encoding DNA polymerase III subunit delta — MDMEIWKQIKQKKIAPIYLLFGTESFLINETKQLLLSHILNDEEMDFNFATYDLEETPIEVALEDAETFPFMGEKKVIFLHNPPFLTAEKTKEKVEHNLARLESYLNEPAPYSVIVFSAPYEKLDERKKITKELKRKAVTIEAKKLTEQELKGWVKERAKLNGLEMDAAAVERMLILAGTNMFLLTSEVDKLALYAKGEGKIDVALVEKLVSKSLEQNIFTLIEKVVQRKLDEALRIYYDLLKQNEEPIKILALLAGQFRLIYQVKELARRGYGQQQIASYLKVHPFRVKLAAGQTSKFTDEELTDLMNMLADADYQMKTGGMDKSLLIEMILFRLKR; from the coding sequence ATGGACATGGAGATATGGAAACAAATCAAACAAAAAAAAATTGCTCCTATATACTTATTATTTGGAACAGAATCCTTTCTTATCAACGAAACAAAGCAGTTGCTTCTTTCTCATATTTTAAATGATGAAGAAATGGATTTTAATTTTGCTACATATGACTTAGAAGAGACGCCTATTGAGGTGGCCTTAGAGGATGCAGAAACTTTTCCGTTTATGGGTGAAAAAAAAGTGATTTTTTTACATAATCCTCCGTTTTTGACAGCGGAAAAAACAAAAGAAAAAGTTGAACATAATTTAGCGAGATTGGAATCTTATTTAAATGAACCTGCTCCTTATTCAGTCATAGTTTTTTCTGCCCCATATGAAAAACTAGATGAACGAAAAAAAATCACGAAGGAGTTAAAACGTAAGGCGGTTACGATTGAGGCAAAAAAGCTTACCGAACAAGAATTAAAGGGATGGGTAAAAGAAAGAGCAAAATTGAATGGGCTTGAAATGGATGCTGCTGCTGTTGAGCGAATGCTTATTTTGGCAGGAACAAATATGTTCCTGTTAACGAGTGAAGTTGATAAATTAGCTCTTTATGCAAAGGGTGAGGGGAAAATTGATGTGGCATTGGTTGAAAAATTAGTATCAAAGTCACTTGAACAAAATATTTTTACCCTAATAGAAAAGGTTGTTCAAAGAAAATTGGATGAAGCTCTTAGAATTTATTATGATCTTTTAAAGCAAAATGAAGAACCAATCAAGATATTGGCTTTACTTGCAGGGCAATTCCGGTTAATTTATCAGGTAAAAGAACTTGCAAGAAGAGGATATGGTCAGCAGCAAATCGCATCATACTTAAAAGTCCATCCATTTCGGGTAAAATTGGCAGCTGGACAAACAAGTAAATTTACAGATGAAGAATTAACAGATCTAATGAATATGTTAGCCGATGCAGATTATCAGATGAAAACTGGAGGTATGGATAAGTCTTTGCTCATCGAAATGATATTGTTCCGCTTAAAACGATAA
- a CDS encoding YqzM family protein — MNEFEQNVQSKRNDALDSGMGFFMSFGFFAVMFIIATVIKLIG, encoded by the coding sequence GTGAATGAATTTGAACAAAATGTCCAAAGTAAACGTAATGATGCACTAGATTCTGGAATGGGCTTTTTCATGTCATTTGGCTTTTTTGCCGTCATGTTTATTATTGCTACAGTCATTAAGCTAATTGGATAA